The genomic region GTCCTGGCCGATGAACTCGTCCAGCCGCGTCGGGCGGAGACTCGCCTCGAGGCCGTCCTCGCCCGGCAGCGGATCCACGTGCAGCAACGGGTTGCCGTCGAGGGGTTCGTGGCCGGGACCGCCGGTCATCGGGCGCCCTCGAAGGCGGCGGCGCCGAGGTGGCGCAGGCACGCGCGAAGCACGTCGGTGACCTGCGCGTCGGCCGGCAGGCCGCCGTCGGCACCGACCGCCCCCAACGCCTGCTGCACCTCGCCGGAGGAGTAGCCGAGTGCCAGCAGCGCGTCGCGCGCCTCGGTCAGCAGGTCGGCGTCGGGGCCGTCGACCGACACGCCCGCGAGCTGACCGCCGGTCACGCCGCCGACCTTGTCCTTGAGCTCGAGCACCAACCGTTCGGCGACCTTCTTGCCGACGCCGGGGATGGCGGTCAGCGTCGCGATGTCCCCGCCTCCGATCGCGGTGCGCAGGACGTCGGGGCGGTGGGTGCCCAGGGCCGCGAGGGCCAGCTTGGGCCCGACGCCGGAGGAGGTCAGCAGCAGTTCGAACAGCTGCAGCATGCTGCGTTCGGCGAAGCCGTACAGGGTCATCGACTCCTCGCGGACCTGCAAGGAGGTGTGCAACTCGACCGACTCACCCCGGGCGGGGATGCGCTCGGCCGGCGTCACGTGCACCAGGTAGCCGACGCCGCCGACGTCGACGACCACGGTCGAGGTGTCGCGGTGGGCGACCCGGCCCCGGAGTGAGGCGATCACGAACGTCCTCCTGCGGGCCGGGCGGAGCGGGCCGGGCGGCGCGCGGGCGTGCCGGCCGGTTTCGGCAGCCGGTCCCCCAGTACCGCCTCCCAGCCGCCTCGGGCGGCGGTGTCGGCCGCGCGATGCGCGTCGGCGAGCTCCGACGCCGCGGCGGTCCCCACGACCCGGCTGGCGAGCCGCGACCGGGCCAGGTGGGTGAGGGCCACCGCGAGGGCGTCGGCGA from Egicoccus sp. AB-alg6-2 harbors:
- the ruvA gene encoding Holliday junction branch migration protein RuvA; the protein is MIASLRGRVAHRDTSTVVVDVGGVGYLVHVTPAERIPARGESVELHTSLQVREESMTLYGFAERSMLQLFELLLTSSGVGPKLALAALGTHRPDVLRTAIGGGDIATLTAIPGVGKKVAERLVLELKDKVGGVTGGQLAGVSVDGPDADLLTEARDALLALGYSSGEVQQALGAVGADGGLPADAQVTDVLRACLRHLGAAAFEGAR